In Bactrocera oleae isolate idBacOlea1 chromosome 3, idBacOlea1, whole genome shotgun sequence, a genomic segment contains:
- the Dim1 gene encoding thioredoxin-like protein 4A, translated as MSYMLPHLHNGWQVDQAILSEEDRVVVIRFGHDWDPACMKMDEVMYSIAEKVKNFAVIYLVDITEVPDFNKMYELYDPCTVMFFFRNKHIMIDLGTGNNNKINWPLEDKQEMIDIVETVYRGARKGRGLVVSPKDYSTKYRY; from the exons atgtCTTATATGCTACCACATTTACACAATGGCTGGCAAGTCGATCAGGCCATCCTGTCCGAGGAAGATCGCGTAGTG GTTATTCGTTTTGGCCACGATTGGGACCCCGCTTGCATGAAAATGGACGAAGTAATGTACAGCATAGCGGAGAAAGTGAAAAACTTCGCTGTAATTTACTTGGTGGACATCACTGAGGTGCCCGATTTTAATAAGATGTACGAATTATACGATCCCTGCACCGTAATGTTTTTCTTCCGCAATAAACATATCATGATTGATTTGGGAACtggtaataacaacaaaattaattggCCGCTTGAGGATAAGCAAGAAATGATCGATATTGTGGAGACAGTATATCGTGGTGCACGCAAAGGTCGTGGTCTAGTGGTATCGCCAAAAGACTATTCTACAAAATATAGATATTAA
- the LOC106627507 gene encoding serine-rich adhesin for platelets isoform X2 has translation MAKITRRAVASSSVASTSTDTSRSSRATSSSTSKASKSTATASATIKTTTNANNIIYGGKPARLAATDMSDKLAMHSMPLTAFNENPPLRSNGTIPDKQFTTNGNSALHAVTNTTTGTASVFAGTNGRHRIFTGSGRHNKSLAERRIEQEEFYATYDVMTGVRIAATLSGFFGLMVFLIVWKSRSSSNETLKVLKDPKMAAVAAVCMQEEEEREIQEAMVATGMSIYPDEYDAILYRRQRMLSLGNVSAPPMLNRGYRFSSVGGGGYSSLLEPPRRFSYSATSGVGSFTGGRRKSGSESSRILSNYPMGSSFGNDDYFIETEDELECTDYPRSGTHLDELPDMPQRTDSTKSKRGFLEVPPAGQDSRRSSAMTCCSTESSYLERRCSAFTLGLGNLPPTLQRKLSTTSRASSTDNWDYYYPDIQVIQPTPKPSPCPSERSLYEQLQAHANGASTSSAKVTGKGADVLPDNLHVATITTHSKTGTTNTVVTGDTRGASTPTDAQKFVRKHSIAYYDPESAQAGRKQEIHSISADTVDIYPYNQTHFETRGTIGSSDAGSTAHKSTLQSVPTTCAQYGFHYTDSPTEDSRGSLRGKVTVVELQRRTYPTEQMTPPPIQEHNNNNFSYSSTAAAIAAAAVVTANSSSISIDSTPISLDRLNGSGSLGTISAKALFNVEKRAPLASLSSFKISSLEYQDSEARSVDEDSVFLDSVADTDEDMQQLSSDSDEVSFGEHDPTSMRESVALVVTQDSVGSNNAEATATVHTRPQPLKYPIEKRYSLGAACNAGVAGTKLSRARRPLLQRHRTISVSSSDRVALIGHQLKEFQHTGSGSHTPTTIAESVPLETHFGSIICTSNSPTHPRRAQLLQQYSDPQSLPTTTTTTATTEEDTCSTLNTELCGGNAGGQGPSGSGSGGTGGGGGSATLTQNSSLNTVVSFGRSSPLTDNNKKSCSLSAGTSANANQLYITEKQKASKNQTNKTQPQLPCSRLYDDPCASSVSDSLIITSTTRQPIICMPASLKNLILRGSGAGTSTTTTIADKSVDSPNLLVSRSATNLSASNANARDSEDRSSRSVMLELPLIKLPTDESSESSSASEGNAQRAQSKSEGSREPSLTRNSRKWSKETLF, from the exons ATGGCAAAAATTACACGACGTGCCGTTGCCTCGTCGTCGGTAGCATCAACATCAACAGACACTTCAAGGTCATCTAGAGCAACGAGTTCTTCCACTTCAAAGGCTTCCAAATCAACTGCTACGGCAAGCGCAACAATAAAAACCACAACGAATGCCAATAACATTATCTATGGCGGTAAGCCAGCACGTTTGGCCGCAACGGATATGTCGGACAAACTGGCAATGCACTCAATGCCACTCACTGCATTTAATGAAAATCCTCCTCTACGCAGTAACGGCACTATACCCGATAAACAGTTTACAACTAACGGGAATAGCGCCTTACACGCCGTCACGAATACAACGACTGG TACCGCTTCCGTATTCGCCGGCACCAATGGGCGACACAGAATCTTCACGGGTAGTGGACGACACAATAAAAGTCTGGCTGAGCGAAGAATTGAACAGGAAGAATTCTATGCCACTTATGACGTGATGACTGGTGTACGCATTGCCGCAACGCTAAGCGGCTTCTTCGGCTTAATGGTGTTTCTTATTGTTTGGAAGAGTCGCAGTAGTTCCAATGAAACGTTGAAAGTGTTAAAG gatCCCAAAATGGCTGCTGTAGCTGCAGTTTGTATGCAAGAGGAGGAGGAGCGTGAAATTCAGGAGGCTATGGTGGCAACTGGCATGTCGATATACCCGGATGAATATGATGCAATTCTCTATCGACGACAACGAATGTTATCATTGGGTAATGTTAGCGCACCACCCATGCTAAACCGAGGATATCGCTTCTCGTCAGTGG GTGGTGGTGGCTACAGCAGCCTGCTGGAGCCACCTAGGCGTTTTTCCTATTCGGCAACTTCTGGTGTAGGCAGCTTCACAGGCGGCCGTCGAAAAAGTGGCTCAGAGTCGTCACGTATACTAAGTAACTATCCTATGGGCAGCAGTTTCGGTAATGATGattactttatagaaaccgAGGATGAATTGGAATGCACTGACTATCCACGTAGTGGGACACATCTTGACGAACTGCCGGATATGCCACAACGCACTGATTCAACGAAAAGTAAACGTGGATTTCTAGAGGTACCACCAGCG GGACAAGATTCGCGACGTAGCAGCGCAATGACATGTTGCAGTACTGAAAGCTCTTATTTGGAGCGACGCTGTTCGGCGTTTACCTTAGGGCTGGGCAATCTACCGCCGACACTTCAACGAAAACTATCGACAACCTCACGCGCATCGAGTACTGACAATTGGGATTACTATTACCCCGATATACAGGTCATACAACCAACACCGAAACCTTCACCTTGTCCATCGGAGCGTAGTCTTTATGAACAACTACAGGCGCATGCCAATGGTGCTTCCACCTCGAGCGCTAAGGTGACTGGCAAAGGCGCTGACGTACTGCCGGACAACTTACACGTAGCCACCATCACAACACATAGTAAGACTGGCACAACCAATACTGTGGTTACAGGTGATACGAGAGGCGCTAGTACACCAACAGATGCGCAGAAATTTGTGCGTAAGCACAGTATAGCCTATTATGACCCGGAAAGTGCACAGGCAGGTCGTAAACAAGAAATACACTCGATAAGCGCCGACACGGTGGACATCTATCCTTATAACCAAACCCATTTTGAAACGCGTGGTACGATTGGTTCCAGTGATGCTGGTAGTACCGCACACAAGTCTACACTGCAATCTGTGCCGACAACATGCGCTCAGTACGGATTCCATTACACCGATTCGCCGACGGAAGATTCCCGTGGTAGTCTGCGCGGCAAGGTCACGGTAGTTGAACTGCAACGTCGCACCTATCCAACAGAACAGATGACGCCGCCGCCCATACAAGagcacaataataataatttttcatactcCAGTACCGCTGCTGCCATAGCGGCTGCTGCAGTTGTTACCGCCAACTCCAGTAGCATCAGCATCGATAGCACGCCCATAAGTTTGGATAGACTGAATGGCAGCGGCAGTCTGGGTACCATATCAGCAAAAGCACTTTTCAATGTAGAGAAGCGAGCACCGCTCGCCTCGCTTAGTTCCTTTAAAATCTCGTCATTGGAGTATCAAGACTCGGAGGCGCGTTCCGTTGACGAGGACTCAGTATTCCTGGATAGTGTTGCCGACACCGATGAGGATATGCAACAGCTGAGTAGTGACAGTGATGAGGTCAGCTTCGGTGAACATGATCCTACTAGTATGCGTGAGAGCGTAGCGCTTGTCGTAACACAAGATTCCGTCGGCAGCAACAATGCCGAGGCAACGGCAACAGTGCATACGCGACCGCAGCCACTCAAGTATCCCATCGAAAAGCGTTATAGTCTGGGCGCTGCTTGCAATGCCGGTGTCGCTGGCACCAAACTCTCACGCGCACGACGTCCACTGCTGCAACGCCATCGCACAATCAGCGTTTCTTCCAGTGATCGTGTAGCTTTAATCGGCCATCAGCTCAAAGAGTTTCAACACACTGGCAGCGGTAGCCATACACCAACCACCATCGCTGAATCGGTGCCACTGGAGACGCATTTCGGTTCGATTATTTGCACCAGTAATTCACCCACACATCCGCGACGCGCACAATTACTGCAACAGTATAGCGATCCGCAAAGTCTGCCGACTACCACCACAACTACAGCCACAACGGAGGAGGACACCTGCTCTACTTTGAATACGGAACTATGCGGTGGTAATGCTGGCGGACAGGGACCGAGCGGTAGTGGTAGTGGCGGTACCGGCGGTGGCGGTGGCTCAGCGACACTAACACAAAACAGCAGCTTAAATACGGTCGTTAGTTTTGGCCGCTCGAGTCCGCTCACGGACAATAACAAAAAGAGCTGTAGCCTTAGTGCTGGCACAAGCGCTAACGCAAACCAGCTCTATATTACAGAAAAACAAAAGGCTTCGAAAAATCAAACGAACAAAACACAACCACAACTGCCATGCTCCAGACTCTATGATGACCCTTGTGCCTCCTCGGTCTCCGACTCGTTGATCATCACTTCAACAACGCGACAGCCAATAATTTGTATGCCAGCATCGCTGAAAAACCTCATCCTACGCGGTTCCGGTGCCGGAACCAGCACTACTACAACAATCGCAGATAAGTCAGTCGACTCGCCCAACCTGTTGGTCAGCCGAAGTGCTACTAATTTGAGCGCGTCGAATGCAAATGCGCGCGATAGTGAAGATCGGTCCAGTCGTTCGGTTATGCTGGAACTGCCTCTAATAAAGTTACCTACCGATGAGAGCTCGGAAAGTTCGTCAGCGTCGGAGGGGAATGCACAACGTGCACAAAGTAAAAGCGAAGGTTCACGCGAACCCAGTTTGACAAGAAATAGTCGAAAATGGTCAAAGGAAACACTGTTCTAG
- the LOC106627507 gene encoding serine-rich adhesin for platelets isoform X1, with amino-acid sequence MAKITRRAVASSSVASTSTDTSRSSRATSSSTSKASKSTATASATIKTTTNANNIIYGGKPARLAATDMSDKLAMHSMPLTAFNENPPLRSNGTIPDKQFTTNGNSALHAVTNTTTGTASVFAGTNGRHRIFTGSGRHNKSLAERRIEQEEFYATYDVMTGVRIAATLSGFFGLMVFLIVWKSRSSSNETLKVLKDPKMAAVAAVCMQEEEEREIQEAMVATGMSIYPDEYDAILYRRQRMLSLGNVSAPPMLNRGYRFSSVDIPTFETAGGGGYSSLLEPPRRFSYSATSGVGSFTGGRRKSGSESSRILSNYPMGSSFGNDDYFIETEDELECTDYPRSGTHLDELPDMPQRTDSTKSKRGFLEVPPAGQDSRRSSAMTCCSTESSYLERRCSAFTLGLGNLPPTLQRKLSTTSRASSTDNWDYYYPDIQVIQPTPKPSPCPSERSLYEQLQAHANGASTSSAKVTGKGADVLPDNLHVATITTHSKTGTTNTVVTGDTRGASTPTDAQKFVRKHSIAYYDPESAQAGRKQEIHSISADTVDIYPYNQTHFETRGTIGSSDAGSTAHKSTLQSVPTTCAQYGFHYTDSPTEDSRGSLRGKVTVVELQRRTYPTEQMTPPPIQEHNNNNFSYSSTAAAIAAAAVVTANSSSISIDSTPISLDRLNGSGSLGTISAKALFNVEKRAPLASLSSFKISSLEYQDSEARSVDEDSVFLDSVADTDEDMQQLSSDSDEVSFGEHDPTSMRESVALVVTQDSVGSNNAEATATVHTRPQPLKYPIEKRYSLGAACNAGVAGTKLSRARRPLLQRHRTISVSSSDRVALIGHQLKEFQHTGSGSHTPTTIAESVPLETHFGSIICTSNSPTHPRRAQLLQQYSDPQSLPTTTTTTATTEEDTCSTLNTELCGGNAGGQGPSGSGSGGTGGGGGSATLTQNSSLNTVVSFGRSSPLTDNNKKSCSLSAGTSANANQLYITEKQKASKNQTNKTQPQLPCSRLYDDPCASSVSDSLIITSTTRQPIICMPASLKNLILRGSGAGTSTTTTIADKSVDSPNLLVSRSATNLSASNANARDSEDRSSRSVMLELPLIKLPTDESSESSSASEGNAQRAQSKSEGSREPSLTRNSRKWSKETLF; translated from the exons ATGGCAAAAATTACACGACGTGCCGTTGCCTCGTCGTCGGTAGCATCAACATCAACAGACACTTCAAGGTCATCTAGAGCAACGAGTTCTTCCACTTCAAAGGCTTCCAAATCAACTGCTACGGCAAGCGCAACAATAAAAACCACAACGAATGCCAATAACATTATCTATGGCGGTAAGCCAGCACGTTTGGCCGCAACGGATATGTCGGACAAACTGGCAATGCACTCAATGCCACTCACTGCATTTAATGAAAATCCTCCTCTACGCAGTAACGGCACTATACCCGATAAACAGTTTACAACTAACGGGAATAGCGCCTTACACGCCGTCACGAATACAACGACTGG TACCGCTTCCGTATTCGCCGGCACCAATGGGCGACACAGAATCTTCACGGGTAGTGGACGACACAATAAAAGTCTGGCTGAGCGAAGAATTGAACAGGAAGAATTCTATGCCACTTATGACGTGATGACTGGTGTACGCATTGCCGCAACGCTAAGCGGCTTCTTCGGCTTAATGGTGTTTCTTATTGTTTGGAAGAGTCGCAGTAGTTCCAATGAAACGTTGAAAGTGTTAAAG gatCCCAAAATGGCTGCTGTAGCTGCAGTTTGTATGCAAGAGGAGGAGGAGCGTGAAATTCAGGAGGCTATGGTGGCAACTGGCATGTCGATATACCCGGATGAATATGATGCAATTCTCTATCGACGACAACGAATGTTATCATTGGGTAATGTTAGCGCACCACCCATGCTAAACCGAGGATATCGCTTCTCGTCAGTGG ATATTCCTACTTTTGAAACTGCAGGTGGTGGTGGCTACAGCAGCCTGCTGGAGCCACCTAGGCGTTTTTCCTATTCGGCAACTTCTGGTGTAGGCAGCTTCACAGGCGGCCGTCGAAAAAGTGGCTCAGAGTCGTCACGTATACTAAGTAACTATCCTATGGGCAGCAGTTTCGGTAATGATGattactttatagaaaccgAGGATGAATTGGAATGCACTGACTATCCACGTAGTGGGACACATCTTGACGAACTGCCGGATATGCCACAACGCACTGATTCAACGAAAAGTAAACGTGGATTTCTAGAGGTACCACCAGCG GGACAAGATTCGCGACGTAGCAGCGCAATGACATGTTGCAGTACTGAAAGCTCTTATTTGGAGCGACGCTGTTCGGCGTTTACCTTAGGGCTGGGCAATCTACCGCCGACACTTCAACGAAAACTATCGACAACCTCACGCGCATCGAGTACTGACAATTGGGATTACTATTACCCCGATATACAGGTCATACAACCAACACCGAAACCTTCACCTTGTCCATCGGAGCGTAGTCTTTATGAACAACTACAGGCGCATGCCAATGGTGCTTCCACCTCGAGCGCTAAGGTGACTGGCAAAGGCGCTGACGTACTGCCGGACAACTTACACGTAGCCACCATCACAACACATAGTAAGACTGGCACAACCAATACTGTGGTTACAGGTGATACGAGAGGCGCTAGTACACCAACAGATGCGCAGAAATTTGTGCGTAAGCACAGTATAGCCTATTATGACCCGGAAAGTGCACAGGCAGGTCGTAAACAAGAAATACACTCGATAAGCGCCGACACGGTGGACATCTATCCTTATAACCAAACCCATTTTGAAACGCGTGGTACGATTGGTTCCAGTGATGCTGGTAGTACCGCACACAAGTCTACACTGCAATCTGTGCCGACAACATGCGCTCAGTACGGATTCCATTACACCGATTCGCCGACGGAAGATTCCCGTGGTAGTCTGCGCGGCAAGGTCACGGTAGTTGAACTGCAACGTCGCACCTATCCAACAGAACAGATGACGCCGCCGCCCATACAAGagcacaataataataatttttcatactcCAGTACCGCTGCTGCCATAGCGGCTGCTGCAGTTGTTACCGCCAACTCCAGTAGCATCAGCATCGATAGCACGCCCATAAGTTTGGATAGACTGAATGGCAGCGGCAGTCTGGGTACCATATCAGCAAAAGCACTTTTCAATGTAGAGAAGCGAGCACCGCTCGCCTCGCTTAGTTCCTTTAAAATCTCGTCATTGGAGTATCAAGACTCGGAGGCGCGTTCCGTTGACGAGGACTCAGTATTCCTGGATAGTGTTGCCGACACCGATGAGGATATGCAACAGCTGAGTAGTGACAGTGATGAGGTCAGCTTCGGTGAACATGATCCTACTAGTATGCGTGAGAGCGTAGCGCTTGTCGTAACACAAGATTCCGTCGGCAGCAACAATGCCGAGGCAACGGCAACAGTGCATACGCGACCGCAGCCACTCAAGTATCCCATCGAAAAGCGTTATAGTCTGGGCGCTGCTTGCAATGCCGGTGTCGCTGGCACCAAACTCTCACGCGCACGACGTCCACTGCTGCAACGCCATCGCACAATCAGCGTTTCTTCCAGTGATCGTGTAGCTTTAATCGGCCATCAGCTCAAAGAGTTTCAACACACTGGCAGCGGTAGCCATACACCAACCACCATCGCTGAATCGGTGCCACTGGAGACGCATTTCGGTTCGATTATTTGCACCAGTAATTCACCCACACATCCGCGACGCGCACAATTACTGCAACAGTATAGCGATCCGCAAAGTCTGCCGACTACCACCACAACTACAGCCACAACGGAGGAGGACACCTGCTCTACTTTGAATACGGAACTATGCGGTGGTAATGCTGGCGGACAGGGACCGAGCGGTAGTGGTAGTGGCGGTACCGGCGGTGGCGGTGGCTCAGCGACACTAACACAAAACAGCAGCTTAAATACGGTCGTTAGTTTTGGCCGCTCGAGTCCGCTCACGGACAATAACAAAAAGAGCTGTAGCCTTAGTGCTGGCACAAGCGCTAACGCAAACCAGCTCTATATTACAGAAAAACAAAAGGCTTCGAAAAATCAAACGAACAAAACACAACCACAACTGCCATGCTCCAGACTCTATGATGACCCTTGTGCCTCCTCGGTCTCCGACTCGTTGATCATCACTTCAACAACGCGACAGCCAATAATTTGTATGCCAGCATCGCTGAAAAACCTCATCCTACGCGGTTCCGGTGCCGGAACCAGCACTACTACAACAATCGCAGATAAGTCAGTCGACTCGCCCAACCTGTTGGTCAGCCGAAGTGCTACTAATTTGAGCGCGTCGAATGCAAATGCGCGCGATAGTGAAGATCGGTCCAGTCGTTCGGTTATGCTGGAACTGCCTCTAATAAAGTTACCTACCGATGAGAGCTCGGAAAGTTCGTCAGCGTCGGAGGGGAATGCACAACGTGCACAAAGTAAAAGCGAAGGTTCACGCGAACCCAGTTTGACAAGAAATAGTCGAAAATGGTCAAAGGAAACACTGTTCTAG